The Neochlamydia sp. S13 genome has a segment encoding these proteins:
- a CDS encoding DUF3820 family protein: MPRRAIFYDTETTGIKADRDRIIEIAAFDPVNNTSFEKLINPGCPIPAEATAVHNITDEMVAKCASFAQVGQEFIDFCEGDVVLIAHNNDAFDLHFLRQEFGRHQIQMPSWSFLDSLKWARRYRPDLPKHTLQFLREIYQIEANKAHRALDDVIVLHQVFSLMTDDLDMETIFKLINKPRELHHMPFGKHQGVPLKDVPRDYIKWLASSGAFDKAENTELKNCFEKLGYL; this comes from the coding sequence ATGCCAAGACGTGCTATTTTTTATGACACTGAAACGACGGGTATTAAAGCTGATAGGGATCGTATTATCGAGATTGCAGCTTTTGATCCAGTAAATAATACTTCTTTTGAGAAGTTGATCAATCCAGGATGTCCTATTCCTGCTGAAGCTACTGCTGTACACAATATTACGGATGAGATGGTTGCCAAATGCGCCAGCTTTGCGCAGGTGGGACAAGAGTTTATAGACTTTTGTGAAGGCGATGTGGTTCTGATTGCCCATAATAATGATGCTTTTGATCTTCATTTTCTTCGTCAAGAGTTTGGGCGTCATCAAATTCAAATGCCCTCATGGTCATTTCTAGATTCTTTAAAATGGGCAAGACGTTATCGTCCCGATCTTCCTAAACATACTTTACAATTCTTAAGAGAGATCTATCAAATAGAAGCAAACAAGGCCCACCGAGCCCTTGATGATGTTATTGTCTTGCATCAAGTCTTCTCTTTAATGACCGATGATTTAGATATGGAAACAATCTTTAAATTGATTAATAAACCTCGCGAACTTCACCATATGCCTTTCGGTAAGCATCAAGGGGTCCCCTTAAAAGATGTGCCGCGTGATTATATCAAATGGCTCGCTAGCTCAGGAGCTTTTGATAAGGCCGAAAATACAGAACTAAAAAATTGCTTTGAAAAGCTTGGCTACCTTTAA
- a CDS encoding SDR family oxidoreductase has product MKICIIGCGYVGRSAAIKWKNEGHEITVTTRCLKKASELRQWTDHVYILGEDWQKLLEKQDVVILAVAPDSPADYRPTYLGTAEKLAKALKNTHVSQVIYTGSSSVYGEQGGLWVDEETKPHPTQTNSKILLSTEEILFQAATSYRQICVFRLGEIYGPGRSIVERVKRMLGTVCAGTGDNYTNLIYLDEIVSAMAYAQQNKLAGIYNLCDDFHIPRKELYKKISKFYGWPDVQWNPSLQSSFQGNKKVSNEKIKTAGWQINKENSGLRSILF; this is encoded by the coding sequence ATGAAGATTTGTATCATAGGATGTGGCTATGTAGGAAGATCGGCAGCTATAAAATGGAAGAATGAGGGGCATGAGATTACTGTCACAACGCGTTGCTTAAAAAAGGCTTCAGAATTAAGACAGTGGACAGATCACGTGTATATTTTGGGCGAGGATTGGCAAAAGTTGTTAGAAAAACAAGATGTTGTTATTTTGGCTGTAGCTCCTGATAGCCCGGCAGATTATAGGCCAACTTATCTAGGTACAGCTGAGAAGCTAGCCAAGGCTCTTAAGAATACGCATGTCTCCCAGGTGATCTATACAGGTAGTTCTTCGGTTTACGGTGAGCAGGGAGGGTTATGGGTAGATGAAGAGACTAAACCCCACCCTACTCAAACGAATAGCAAAATTTTGTTGTCTACCGAAGAAATACTATTTCAAGCTGCTACTTCCTACCGCCAAATATGTGTATTCCGCTTAGGGGAGATTTATGGACCAGGACGTTCAATCGTAGAGCGCGTTAAGCGTATGCTAGGCACTGTCTGCGCAGGCACAGGGGATAATTATACCAACCTTATCTATCTTGATGAGATTGTTTCTGCCATGGCTTATGCCCAGCAAAATAAGCTAGCAGGAATCTATAACCTTTGTGATGATTTTCATATTCCTCGTAAAGAGCTGTATAAGAAGATTAGTAAATTCTATGGCTGGCCCGATGTACAATGGAATCCTTCATTGCAAAGTTCTTTCCAAGGGAATAAAAAAGTTTCTAATGAAAAAATAAAGACTGCAGGCTGGCAGATCAACAAGGAAAATAGCGGTTTGCGCAGCATTCTTTTTTAA